The nucleotide window AATTTCCGGACTGACCCAGGAAAAAATCTCCAAACAACTGGACGTGTCTTTTGCCACCCTGAATAGCTGGATTAATGAAAAATCCCTGCCGCGAAAAAAGAAGCAGGAAGCCATAAATGAATTGTATTCCCAATATGCCGGAATAAAGGTTATTCCGGATACGTTACTTCAAGCCAAAAAAGAAGTCATCGCCATGAAAAGTCAAAATCATCCTGGGATTGTGAAAGAAATTTTAGTCAACCCTGACATTCACAAGCAATTTGTTTTATCCTTAACTTACAACACCAATCGGATTGAAGGCAGCACCTTGACCGAAGATGAAACGGCTGGAATACTTTTCGAAAATGTTTCCCCGCCGCATCGAAGCTTAACTGAACAATTGGAGGCCAAAAATCATCAGTCTGCGTTGCGATATTTATTCACTTGGGCCCTTGCAAAAAATAAATTAAACGAAGGATTGGTTTTAAAATTACATGCCATTTTAATGAATAGTATTCGCGAGGATGCCGGCGCCTACCGTAATCACGGAGTAAGAATTTTGGGCGCCAACATTCCAACCGCGAATTATTTGAAAGTTCCCGTATTGTTGAAAGAATTAATAAAAAATATCAATGCTCCCGGCAAAGACATCATCGCCCATGTTTCTGAAATTCATGGACGCTTTGAACAAATTCATCCTTTTTCCGATGGCAATGGCAGAATTGGCAGACTTCTGATGCAGGTTATGCTGCTGCGGGAAAATTTCCCGCCGGCGCTGATTTTGCAGGAAAAAAAACCTTTTTATATTAAATATCTTAATAAATTTCAAATGACGGGAAATTCCAGTTTATTGCAAGATTTTATTTCTGACGCCGTAATGTCAGGGTTTGATGTGTTAGAAAGAAAAAAATAAAGAGATCGAAGCAATGGGTGACCCCAATGTTCGGCTTATTCGGCCGGCAACGAGCCAGGCGCCGTCTATCCCCTGGCTGTCAAGGTGATGGTTGAGCTATGCATCGATATCTTGGCTCATCGTTCCAAGCATGGGCGCGATGCCATTATAAAATGGCTTGAAAAGTTTAATTAAAGGTTGAATTGCGTTTGGAGATCAAATAAGCTAGAGGTCCTTCAGGATCGCTTTGGTTTCCTGGCCGGAAAATTGCAGGTAAACGGCCCTTTAGGGGACGATTGGTTTCGCAAAGACAACTTGCATAAAGATGAT belongs to Candidatus Aminicenantes bacterium and includes:
- a CDS encoding Fic family protein; this translates as MKISEKLRLIQKISGLTQEKISKQLDVSFATLNSWINEKSLPRKKKQEAINELYSQYAGIKVIPDTLLQAKKEVIAMKSQNHPGIVKEILVNPDIHKQFVLSLTYNTNRIEGSTLTEDETAGILFENVSPPHRSLTEQLEAKNHQSALRYLFTWALAKNKLNEGLVLKLHAILMNSIREDAGAYRNHGVRILGANIPTANYLKVPVLLKELIKNINAPGKDIIAHVSEIHGRFEQIHPFSDGNGRIGRLLMQVMLLRENFPPALILQEKKPFYIKYLNKFQMTGNSSLLQDFISDAVMSGFDVLERKK